Genomic segment of Phreatobacter oligotrophus:
ATCCCTTCGCCTTCCGCCTGACGGTGACGCACCGGCTGACGGAGGCGGGGCTCGTCACCGACCTTGCGGTGACCAATCCCGGCGACCGTCCCCTGCCCTATGCCTTCGGCGTGCACCCCGGCTTCCGCTGGCCGCTCACCGGCGCCGACCGCACCGGCCACCGGGTGGTCTTCACGGAGCGGGAGGAGCCCTCCGTCCCGGTCATCACCCCCGGCGGCCTGTTCTCGGCGGAGCGCCGGCCCGTCGCCTTCGACGGGATCACCCTGCCGCTGGACGACGCGGTCTTCGCACAGGAAGCGCTCTGCTTCCTGAATGCCCGCAGCCGCGCCTGGAGGCTCGAGAGCCCCGGCGGCGTGCTGCGCATGGAGGTCGAAGGACTGCCGCACCTTGCCCTCTGGTCGAAGCCCGGCGCGCCTTTCGTCTGCCTGGAGGCCTGGTCGGGCCACGGCGACCCGGTTGGCTTCTCCGGTGAGCTTCAGGACAAGCCGTCGATACGGCGCCTCGCACCCGGCGCAACCGACAGGGCGCGGGTCAGTCTCGCCTTCACGCCGTCCCCGGCAAAGGCCTGACGCGCCGCCGCCACCGCATCATCGGGGCATGACGCCGGCAGGTCGATGCGGCGCAGCGGGCCGATGGCGGATGGCGCGCGATGGGCGATGAGGACCAGCCCCGCGTCCGGCAACATGCGCCGCAGCGTCGCCAGAACCTCGGCCTCGGCCTCGGCGTCGAGCGCGCTTGTGGCCTCATCGAGAACAGCCCAGTCCGGCCTCTGGACCACCAGCCGGGCGAGGGCGAGACGCTGCATCTCCCCGCCCGACAGGCCAGCCTTGTGGATGTCACGATCGAGCCCCTCCGGCGTGGAGAGGCGCGACAGACCGAAACAGGCAAGGGCCGCAGCGATCACGCGGTCGCCGACGCCGCTGCGCGGCGCGGGATAGGCCACGGCATCGGCGATGGTGCCGATCGGGCCATAGGCCTGCTGCGGCAGGAACACGAAACGCCCCGGCGGCACGACGACCCGCCCCTCAGCGCTGCGCAGGCCCGCCAGAACCCGGGACAGCGTGGACTTGCCGTGGCCGGACGGGGCCCTGAGCCAGACCGTCTCGCCCGCCGCCACCGTGAGGCGCGGCAGCACGAAGAGGGTGCGGCCATCCGGCGTCGCGACGCGTAGGTTTTCGAGGTCGAGCGGCCCGTCCCCCGCAGCGGCCGGATCACCCGGACCGCTCGCCTCGGCGCAGGCATCCAGGAAGCCGCAGAGACGCCGCGCCGAGGCGAAGAGCTCGGCGAGATCGCGATAGGAGAAGATGAACCACGACAGCGTGGTCACCACGTTCTGGAACGCGGAGGCGATCTGCATCAGCCCGCCGAAGGTGAGCCGTCCCGCGAGGAACGCCGGCAGGGCGAGGAACATCGGGATGCGCAGGACCGTCTGCATGTAGGGCCGCGTGAACAGGCCGAGCACGAGGTCGCGGTTCATCAGCTGACGCCAGTTGGCGGCGATCGCCGCAAAGCGGGCGTCGAAGAGCCGGCGCTCGGCCGCCTCCCCGCGCGCGAAGGCGACCTGCTCGCCGTTCTCGCGCAGGCGCGCGAGCGCGAAGCGGAAATCCGCCTCCGCCTTCTGCTGGCCAGCATTGAGGCCGATGAGCGGGCGGCCGAGCCAATGGGTCATGCCGGTCGCCAAGGCGACATAGACCGGCGCCGCCCAGACCATGTAGCGCGGCACCGACAGGTCGAGGCCGATCACCGCGAGACTGAGCGGAAAGGTCGAGAGCGACCACAGGATGGCGACGTAGGACCAGAGCGCCACGAGATTGGTCATCAGCTCCAGCGCCTCGGTGGTCAGGCGGTGGACGAAGACCTGGCAATCCTCGGCGATGCGCTGGTCGGGATTGTCGAGCCCCTCGCCGGAGCGTTCGCGCAGGTGCCAATAGGCGCGGCCGGCGAGCCAGGCGTCGAGGCTCGCCTCGGTCAGGGTCCGCCGCCAGCGCAGTTGCAGGAGCTTGCGCAGCCAGGCCGCGGCGAGATGCAGCGAGGCGCTGATCGCGACCAGCAGGAAGAAGACGCCGATCTGGTGCGTGGCTGCGGGCACGTCCAGCCGCTGCAGGGCGGAATAGAAGTCGTTGGTCCAGCCGATGAGGCGGATGGTGACCTGGATGCCCGCAAGGCCGAGGGCGAAGATCGCCGCGAAGAGGGCGATGCCCAGCCGCCCGCCCGGCCGCAGGGCGCAGAGCCGGGCGAGCCGCCAGACATCGGCGAGGCCGCGCGCCACGATCGCCTACTCCGCGAAGGCCGCGGAAGCGCCGGTCAGGACGAGGCCGATGGGACGGCCATCGACGCCGATGGCCTCAAGCCTCTCCTGCCCTGCCTCCTCGCGTCGCTCCCAGCGCGCGACGAGGCCGGCCTTCAGGTGCAGGTGGAAGTCCGGCTGGATGATGTTGAAGAAGCCCATGATCGGCTTCACGTCGGCGATAACGCCGCGCCAGCTCTGCACCAGGCCGCGGCGGGTGAAGTCCACACCGATGGAGGCGCCGCTCGCCCTCGCCGCATGGAGCGGCCGCCCGCCCGCATCGCCCTCGGCGATCTCGGCCGGCGGTGTGTCATCGGCCGGGGGACGGACCTTGTCCGGCAAGGCGCCGCCCCGCGCAAGACCGGCGAGACCCACCTCGAAAGGCTCCAGCCCGTCGAGGGCGATCAGCGAGAACTGGGTCTCGCCTGCCGCGTCCAGCAGTTCGATCCGCGGCAGCACCCGGTCGCGCATCCGGCTGGAGCGGTCGGCGACCGCCGTCGTCACCACCGCAAGATCGATCAGCGCATCATGGGCGCCACCGGCGAGGCGGACATGACCGTCCTCCAGCAGGACATCGCCGACCGGACCGATCCGCTCATGGATCGCCCCTTCGACAGCGGCCGACAGCATGACGCGGCCCATCGCACGGGTCGCCTGAACAGCCTCGAACACGGAGCAGGCGAGCGCCTCGCGGAGGGGAGGATGGGTGGTCATGGGCGAAATCCTGAGGGACGAAGGAATGGCGGCCGGCCCTGGAAGGACGACCGGCCGCCTGCTGCAACCCGCCGGGGCACCGGCGGGGCGGGAGGTCAGAAATCGACGGTGACGCTGGCCTTGAAGGTGCGGCCCGGTGCGACCTGCAGCTCCAGCGGGTTCTGCTGGGCAACCGAAGTGGTGGCGGTGACCGCGTAGCTGCCCATCAGGTTCTGGAAGTAGCGGGCGTCGAAGATGTTCTGCACGCCGGCCCGCAGCGTCACGTTCTCCTGCGGCTTCCAGTTTACGAAGCTGTCGAGGGTGAACCAGCCGCCCGGCTTGTAGATCGTGGTGGCGCTGGCGCGTTCGACCGGGGCGGAGAAGCGCGCGACGACCTCGCCGTCGAGCTTCCACTCGCGCTTGAACCAGCGCAGGCCGACCATGCCGTTGAACGGGCTCGCAGCGTCAAAGGCGGTGATGGCGGAGGTTGGCGTCGCCCGCTGGTTGCCGAACTGGTAGGCGAAGCCGGCATTGAGGATCAGGTCCTCGTTCAGGCGATATTCGGCCGAGCCTTCGAGGCCCCAGAGCACCACCGACGACAGGTTCAGCGAGGTGTAGTCGACGGTGCCGGCGATGTTCTGCAGGCTGACGATGAAGTCCTTGTAGGTGGAGTGGAAGACGCCGAGGGAGAACCAGCCGCGCTCGTAGCGGCCGCGCAGGCCCGCCTCCCAGGTGCGCGAACTCTCGGGCTTCAGGTTGGGATTGGGGACGAGATTGAACGAGCTGCCCGGCAGCGACATGTAGAGCTGCTGGGCCGTTGGCATCTTGAAGCCCTCGGCGTAGCGGGCATAGAGCGAATAGACATCGGTCAATTTGAAGATCGTGCCGACCTGCGGGATGAACCGCGTCGAGGTGATCTCCCGCGGCTCGGCGCCGACGGCGGCCACGTAGCCCTCGCCGACCCGCGGCGTGATGCGATAGGTGGCGAGGCGGGCGCCGGGCGTGATGGTCCAGCGGCCATCGAGCAGCTTGATCTCGTCCTGCAGGTAGCCGTCAGCGCGCAGGGTCGTTGCATTGGCGAAGTTGAAGCCGCCGGCGATGGTGGTTGTGCTCACACCCGTGGTCAGGTTGGTCGTCGTGCTCTGGCGATAGTAGTCGGTGCGGGCGATGTCGCCCTGGAAGCCGTAGGTCAGCGTGTGGGCGGTCGGACCGAGGTCGAAGCGCGAGGTCAGCTGCACATCGGCCTGATAGAAGGTCTCGGAATAGTTCAGGATGTCGCGCACGGTGCGGGTCTGGCCGGCATTGGCGGTGCCGGTGGCGCCCGTCTGCGTGCGGGTGCTGTCGAGATCACGGCGCTGCGGCGACCAGGTGAGGTTCCAGCGCACCGCGTCGATCCAGCCCCAGCCCGGCGTCCAGGCATGGGAGAAGGTCAGCCGCTGGCGCTCGAGCTGCTGCTGGCGCGGATAGTTGCCGTTGACCCAGCCGGACGAGGTCTGGCCGAAATCCCACATCTGGCTGGTGATCGTCGTCTTGGCGTAGTTCTCGTAGGCGAGGCGGAATTCGTGATCGTCGACCGGGTTCCAGACCAGCTTGCCGAAGCCGTTCCAGCGATGGGCGCGGAAAGGATCGGTGGTGTTGCAGGGAATGGACCGGGTCGCCGGGCAGCCCCAGATGCCGCCATCGGCGCGGGCGGTGGAGAAGATCGGCTGCAGCGACGTCGTGTGGCTGAGCGAGACGAGGGCCTGCAGCACCGGCGTGATCTGGAAGCCGGCCATGCCGGTCTTGACGATGGACCGGTCGAAACTGTCGAAGCTGGTCGACAGGCGGGCGCCCCATCCCCGCGGATTGCCGCGGATGAGATCCTGCGGATCGAGCGTGCGGAAGGCGACGAGGCCGCCCAGCGCGTCGGCGCCCCAGAGCACCGAGGCCGGGCCGCGCATGATCTCGATCGCCTTCATGTAAGGCAGGTCGATGAGGTCGCGCGTGCCGTCGGTGATGCGCTCGATGGTGCGGGCACCGTCCACGGTGATGGCCACGCGGTTGCCGGTGAGGCCGCGGATGGTGAAGCCGCCAAGGTTCTTCCACGGATCGGTCGCGGACGTGACCCGCTCCACCGAGACGCCCGGCGTGTAGCGGACGACGTCCTGGATGTCGCGGACCTGCCGCTCCTCCATCTGCTGGCGGGAGATCACATCGATGGTCGCCGGGACATCCAGCCGCTGGCGCTGCTCGCGGGTCGCGGTGACGGTGATCTCGTCGCCACTCGATTGTTGCGCCTGCGCGCCGGACACCAGCGCCAGAATGGCGACGAGCGAGATCGATGCGCCGCGAGGCGCGCCCCTGCCGAACATGATGATACATCCCAGACCAATGGAGAAATGGGCTGGCTGGCGTGAGACGATCTGTTCAGCTGGCTGGCACGAAGCCCCGGTCAGCCGGGGCGTGCAGGGTCATTATTTAAGCTGACTAATGGTGTCAACATTATCGACGAGTGATGTGGAAAATCGCCGAAAAGAAACCGTTCCTTGGAAGAGATCAAGAAAAGACGCGGTTCCGAACGAAGTCCAGCAGCGTTGCCTCCTGCGAGGCGAGCACGGCCTGTCCCAGCCTCTCCGCCCAGTGACGCTCGGATCCGTAGCGCAGCCGACCACGCCGGATCCTCTCGGAGAGAAGATGGAGGTCGAGTTCTTCGGTCATGCCGATGGCGCCATGCACCGCATGGGCGATGGCGACGACCTGGGCGGCCGCCTCGCCCACCGTGACCTTGGCGGCGGCCGTGGCATCGAGGCTGCCGGGCGCCGCGGCTGCGACATGAACCGCGGCGCGGGCGCCGTGCACCAGTTCCGTCATCACCGAGAGCTGCTGTTGCACCGCCTGGAACTTGCCGATGGCGCGGCCGAACTGCGAGCGGTCATTGGCGTAGCGCAGGGTCGTGACCTGCATCGCCTCCATGGCGCCGGCCATCTCCGCCGCCTCGATCCGCGCGCCGGTGGCGAGCGCATCGAAGCCGGCGATCCGGGGCCCATTGGCACCGTTCCAGGCCATGCGGCAGGCCGTGCCGTCACCCGCGGTTTCCACCGTGGCGCTGGCGACCGAGAGCAGGATGGCGCCGTCCCCATCGGGCACGAGCACCCCCTCGGCATGCTCGCCGGCCGGCACCTGGGCGATGAGGTTTCCGCCGTCGCGACGGCCGGAGGCGGCCAGCGCGATGATGCCCTCAGGCGCCGTCTCGCCGGCGGCGGCGATGGCGGCCCGCGCGGCGATCGTTGCGCCGAAGGGCAGCGGCAGGCCATGGCGGCCGGCGGCCAGCAGCACGGGCAGCATGTCCATCTCGGTCAAGCCCGCACCGCCCGCCTCCTCGGAAGCGAGCGCGTCGAGGAAGCCGGATTCGGCGAGGCCGGCCCAGAGTGCGGCCGGCGAACCGCCGGCGGCGAGCGCACGCACGGCGGCCGGCGTCACGTGATCGGCCATGAGCCGGTCGGCGGTTTCGGTGATGAGGCTGTCGGTCATGGATGTCTCAGCGCAGGCCGATGCCGCGGGCGATCATGCCGCGGAGGATTTCGCGCGTGCCGCCGCGCAGCGAGAAGGAGGGCGACATGCCCATCGTGTAGGCCAGCGTCCGCATCAGCTCGCCCGGCGGGTCGCCCTCGGGATCGGCGGCGATGGCGGCAGCCACCGCCTGCGGGATCATCTGCTCGTAGGTGGTGCCGAGATCCTTCAACAGAGCCGCATGCACCACCGGGCTCTCGCCGGCGGCAAGGCTCGCGGTGACGCTGAGCGACAGGGCGCGCAGCGAGGCGAGATGGGCGGCAAGGCGCCCGACCAGGATCACGTCGTCGGTGGAGAGCTTCGGCAGGCTCTTGAGGTAGGCGAGCCAGGTGTCGACCAGCACCATGGAGGAGAGGATACGCTCCGGGCCGGAGCGCTCGAAGGCGAGCTCGGCATTGACCTGCTCCCAGCCGGCGCCCTCTTCGCCGATCAGCGCATCGGCCGGCAGGATCACATCGTCGAAGGTCACCTCGGCGAAATGCGCGTCACCTGCCAGATCGCGGATCGGCCGGATGGTGATGGCCTCCTGCTTCAGCGGGATGATGACCTGGGAGAGACCCTTGTGGCGGTCTTCCGGCACGCCGGAGGTGCGCACCAACGCGATCATGTAGTCGCAGACCGCGGCATTGCTGGTCCAGATCTTCCGGCCATTGAGGCGGAAGCTGCCATCGGGCTGCCGCTCGGCGCGGGTGCGGACGCTGGCAAGGTCGGAGCCCGAGTTCGGCTCGCTCATGCCGATGCAGAAGAAGATCTCTCCGGCGCAGATCTTCGGCAGGTAGAACTGCCGCTGCGCCTCGGCGCCATAGCGCAGGATCAGAGGGCCGGACTGGCGGTCGGTGATCCAGTGGGCGGCCACCGGCGCGCCGGCGGCGAGCAGCTCCTCGGCGATGACGAAGCGCGCGAAGAAGCCACGCTCCGCGCCGCCATAGCGCTTCGGCAGGCTGAGGCCGAGCCAGCCGCGCTTCGCCAACGCCCGGCTGAAGGCGGGATCGGCGCCGACCCAGGAGCGCGCGCGTTTTTCCGCCGGCATGCCGGCGAGCGCCTCGGCGAGGAAGGCCTTGACCTCCGCGCGCAGGCTCTCGTCCTCGGCAGGGATGGTCGCATAGGGCAGCGGCGCGAAGCTCGACATGGGTGCGGAACCCTTGCTCGGAACACCCACAGGGCGTTCATTTCATTGTATGAAACGGTCTTTCAATGAGACCACGGAGCGTCCGCCGGCGTCAATGCGGAGCCGCGCAGGGCCGCCCCGCAGACGCACCATCAGCCTTACGGCGGAGGAACCGCTACTGGACCACTTTCAGCGGCTTCTCGAGCACCGCGAGGACGCGCTTGAGGTCGTGGCCGCGCTTGAGCACCAGCCCGGCCGTGTTGATGACGGCATAGGGCCCCTGCTTGGCATCCGGCATCTTCTCGACGCGGTAGAGCGGCATTTCCGAGGACCGGCGGAATATGGCGAAGACTGCCTTGGTCTTGAGGAAATCCATGGCGTAGTCACGCCATTCGCCCGCGGCGACCATGCGTCCATAGAGCTGGAGGATCTGCTGCAATTCGCGGCGATCGAACGACACTTTGGGCTGCGCGGCACCGGCGTTCAGCGGAACGACGGTGCCGGGGTAACTCGTATCGACATCGGACATGAGGCTCCTTCCGGCGCTCCGGCTCCTGTCACGGTCGGGTCATGATCGACCCGTCCGCCCCGCTTGGCAAGCCGGGCGCGCGGGCCTCAGACCGGCTTCGCCGTGCGCTCGAACAGCGGCAGGGTCTTGTAGGGCTCCTTCGGCGTCAGCAGGCCTTCCTCGACCATCTTGTCGTGCTGCACCTTGGCGATGTCATAGGCGTAGGAGCCGGCATAGAAGGCGACCGTGCCTCCGGGCTTGGTCTGGCCCACCAGCAGCTTCACCATCTGGTAGTCGGTGAGGCCGCCATAGGCGTCGTTGGCCTCGGTGCGGAACTCGCCGACATGGAACAGCGTGACGATGTCGAACATCGGCAGGAGCCGCGCGTCGAGCTGGTAGATGTCGCCGAAGAAGGCCTTGTAGCCCCAGCCGAGCTCCGGGTTCTCGACGATCATCGTCTCATAGGTGCGGATCTCGCCCGGCGAGGCGGTGATACCGAGAATGGCGTTCTTGCGCTCCTTCTCGACATTGTGCAGGCCGAGGATGTGGTGGCCGCCCGTGCCGAAATGGAAGATCGCCTTCCCCGAAATGTCGTTCTCGTCCAGCCAGTCGCAGAAATGGACGTCGCAGGGGCACTCCTTGACGCGCAGGTCCCAGAAGTGATCCCAGATGTGCAGTGACATGGTGTCAGGTCCTCATTGGGCGGCATCGGCCGCTGCGTGATGAAAGATCTCAGGCGCCCGCCGCCTGCGCCACCCGCGGCCGCAACGGCACGGAGGCGAGCCGTGCGCCATCGTCGGCGCGGGAGAGCACGAGCTTGCGGTCGTGGAGGGCTTCGAGGCCCGGCCGCAGGCCGACGCTGATCAGCGTCGAGCCGGCGAGCGCGCCGACGAGCGTGGCCATCAGCCGTGCCTCGCCGCCCTCGTCGAGGGCGCTGGTGGCGCCATCGAGGATGACGAGGTCCGGCCGCTGCACGAGAAGGCGGGCGATGGCGAGGCGCTGGCGCTCGCCGTTGGAGAGCGTCTGGTCCCAGCGGCCGACATCGTCGAGCCGGTGGCCAAGATAGCCGAGCCCGGCCTCGACCAGCGCCTCGCGCAGCACGGCGTCGTCCACGGCAAGGCTCTGCGCCGGATAGAGCAGCGCGCCGCGCAGGCTGCCCTCCGGCAGATAGGCGCGTTCCGGCACGAAGGCGATCTGTCCGCCGGCCGGCAGGGCGATGGCGCCCTGGCCCCAGGGCCAGAGCCCGGCCAGCGCCCGGACCAGCATGGATTTTCCGGTGCCGCTCTCGCCGGAGACCATGACCTTCTCGCCCGGCTCGATCCGCGCCTCGGCGCGGTCGATCAAAACCCGGCCCGTGCGGTCCGAAATGGTGAGGCCGGCCAGCACCACCGCGCCGCCAGCGGCGGGCTCGACCACCACGCCGCCGCTCTGGCCCGCCGTGCGGTCGAGGTCGATGTCGTCGATGGCATTGGTGAGTTCGGTGACGCGCTGCATCGAGGCGTAGCACTGGGCGATGGCGCGGAAATGGTCGACCAGCCAGGCGATGGCCACCTGCACCTGCAGGAAGGCGCCGGCGAGCTGCGTCACCTGGCCGAGGGTGAACTCGCCCGAGAGATATTTCGGCGCGGCCAGCAGCAGCGGCAGGACCGGCACGAAGACGCCGCTGCCATTGGTCAGCCAGGTGATGTGGCCATGGCGGCGCACGACACCCAGCCAGCGCTGCACGAGGTCGGCATAGGTCGATCCCAGCGCGCGCCGCTCGTCGGCCTCGCCACGGATGAGCGCCACGCTCTCGGCATTCTCGCGCAGCCGCGTCAGCTCGAAGCGCAGCTTGGCCTCGGCCTCGTTGCGCCGGGCCACGGCGCCGGGGAGCCGGTGGCCGACCCACAGCATCAGCGTCGACATGACGACGCCATAGAAGATGGCCGCCAGCACCATGTAGCCGGGAATGACGATGCTGCCCGAGCCGACGGGGACGGTCAGCGAACCGCCGACCACCCAGAGCACGCCGACGAAGGTCAGCGCCGAGACGATCGAGGTGGTGAGCCCGATGGCGAAGTCGACGATCGGCTCGGTGGCGAGCCGCGTGTCGTCGGCGATGCGATATTCCGGATTGGCCGGCTCGGTGCGGGCAAGGCCCATGCGGTAGTAGCGCTGGCCGGAGAGCCAGCGGTCGATCAGCGAGCCGATGAGCCATTCGCGCCAGCGCACCTGCAGCGTCTCGCGCGACAGCACGATGCCGACGCCCACCGCCGCGGCGCAGATGACCAGCCACAGGAAGACCACGACGGCCCACCAGACGGTCGCCGTGTCGGAATTCTCCAGCGCGTCGAAGAAGCGGCGGTTCCAGGTGTTGACGGCGAAGTTGATGCCGACATTGACGATGAGGCAGAGGGCGAGGGCTGCCGTCAGGAACCACGCCCGGCTCGCAGTGGCGCCGGTCCACCATCCGGATGCGAGGCCGAAGAAGTCGCGGAAGACCTTGCGGTCGAGCCCTTCTGCTGGGGAGGGAGGAGAAGAGGTCAACGCTGGGGCCACCCGCGACGGCTGAACACGATTTCGTGAGCGCCACTGTCCCCCATCCGGAGGAGCTAAGCAATCAGCCCTATTCACGTTGCGACACCGTGAACCGGCGATGAACGGTTGTTCAGCCGATGCCGAGCACCCGCAGCCACAGGATCGAGGTGAAAACCGAGAGCAGCGTGGACAGCGCGACGGAGGTCGAGGCGATGCCGACGCCCTGGCCGTAGCGGGCAGCGAAGAGATAGGCGTTGATGCCCGCCGGCATGGCCGCGAAGAGCACCACCGTTCCGGTCCAGGCCGGCGGCAGGCCGAAGACGTGATGGGCCACCACGAAGGCAATGGCGGGGTGGACGATCAGCCTCAGCACGCAGACCATCAGCGCCACGGGCACGTCGGCGCGTACCCCATAGGTCTTGAGCGACAGACCGAGGGCGATCAGCGACAGCGGGATGGTCGTGCCCGCCACCATGTCGAGCATCGTCGCCGGCACCCCGGCCGGCTTCACACCGAGGGCCTGGCAGGCGACGCCGGCCACCATGGCGATGATGAGCGGGTGGGTCGCCAGGCCGCGGCCGAGCTTGGCGAACAGCGCCCCGCCGCGGGCCGCGCGCGTGCCCTCCAACATCAGCGTGGCGAGGCTCATGGTGATGGGCAGGTTCACCGCCAGCAGCATGGCGATGGGGAAGGCGGCGTCCTCGCCATAGGCCTTGAGGATGATCGGGATGCCGATGAGGACCGTGTTGGCCTGGCCGGTCGATAGCCCGGCAATGACGGCATCGCCATGGCTGCGCCGGAAGAGCCGCGCCGCGAAGAGGGTGGCGAGCGCCCAGACCACCGCCATCCCGACGTAGTAGGCGATCCAGTAGCCCCAGGGGAACACGCCGGGAAAGACCGCGGCGGTGAGCAGCTTGAACATCAGGGCGGGTGCGCCGATGACGAAGAGATAGGAGGTCAGGCCCTCGTTGGCCCGCTCGCCGATGAGGCCCGCGAGCCCCGCCGCATAGCCGAGCGCGACGAGGCCGAAGACGGGTGCGACGAGGAGGACGAGGTCGATCATGGGCGGCGCCAGACTATCCGGTGACGGGCCATAAACCATTTCTTCGGCATTGGCGGCTAAGACCGCTGCATGCCCGTCATGTCCGCCAGTCCCCGTGCCAAGAGCCCCGCGGCCCGGCCGTCGCTCAGCGTTCTGATCGCCGACGACCATGCCTATTCCCGCGAGGTGGTGAGCCGCATCGCCGCCGCCCTCGGGCACAAGGTGACGACGGTCGAGGGCGGCCATGCCGCGCTCGAGGCGGTTGCTGCGACCGAGTTCGATGTCGCCATCATCGACCGCCGGATGCCCGACATGGATGGGGCGGCGGTCGCCATCGCCATGAAGGCCCATCCGCGCCATCCGCGCCTCGTCGCCCTGTCCGGCGACGATCCCGGCGACATGCTGCCCGGCCTCTTCGACGTCGTGCTGCAGAAGCCCGTCGAGGCCGCGGTCCTCGCCAAGGCCATTGCCGGCTGATCCAGCCCGGATCCAAAAATGTGACAGTTGTGCAACGCACATCTGCCATTTGTTCAGGCATCTTTCACCAAGCCCGCGCTTTCATCACACTCGGTCCCGTCCATCGGCCCCGAGGTGATTCAGCGTCATGTCCGTCCGTGCCCTGTTGCGACCCGACGCGACGATCTCCGGACCGGCCACGCCCTTCGTCCGGCGCCGGCAAGCGCGCCCCGCGCGTCCGAAGGACATTCTCATCGTCCTCCACCAGGAGCATTCGACGCCCGGCCGCGTCGGCCGCCTGCTGCAGGAGCGCGGCTTCCGCCTCGACGTGCGCCGTCCCCGCTTCGGCGATCCGCTTCCCGTCGACACCGCCCCCTATGCCGGCGCGGTGATCTTCGGCGGGCCGATGAGCGCCAACGACCCCGACGATTTCGTTAAGGCCGAGACCGACTGGATCGGCCTGGCGTTGAAGGACGAGCTCCCCTTCCTCGGCATCTGCCTCGGCGCGCAGATGCTGGCGCGCCACCTCGGCGCCAAGGTCGGCTTCCATCCCGAGGGCCATGTCGAGGTCGGCTATTATCCGCTCTATCCGAGCGAGACTGCCTGCAGGGAACTGCCCTGGCCGGACCACGTCTACCAGTGGCACCGGGAGGGCTTCGAGGTGCCGTCGGGGGCCGAACTGCTCGCCACGGGCGACACCTTCGCCAACCAGGCGATCCGCGTCGGCCGCTGTGCCTACGGCATCCAGTTCCACCCCGAGGTGACGCACTGGATGATGAACCGCTGGACGACGCGGGCGCATGAACGCATGGCCTCGCCCAATGCGCGGCCGCGGCAGGACCATTTCGACGGGCGCTACCTCTACGACCCCGGCGTTCGTCTCTGGCTTGACGCCTTCCTTGACCACTGGACGGCCCTGAAGGTCGCCTGATCGGTCGGAAGGCGCGCATGTCACCGGCGTGACATCGGCTGCGGCCAGCGTCACGATCGGGTTGAAGGCTGCGATTCGCCGACAGGCGGGGAGCAGGGCCTGGCACGGGGTTCCGTCAGCGACGCCGTGCCGAGCGCAGGGAGGTCGCCATGCCGCGCATCTTCACCGGTCTCGAAGTTCCCGAGGCCATTGGCGATGACCTTGCAAGATTGCGCGGCGGATTGCTCGGGGCGCGCTGGGTCGAGCCCGAGGACTACCACCTCACCCTCCGCTTCGTCGGCGATGTCGACGACCGCACCGCCAACGAGATCGCCGACCTGCTCTATGCCGTGCGCAAGCGCGCCATAGAGGTGACGCTGACCGGCCTCGGCGCCTTCGGCGGCGACAGGCCCCGTTCGCTCTTCGTGGCCGTCAAGCAGACCCAGCCGCTGATGGAGCTGCAGGCGGAGCATGAGCGGATCATGCGCCGGGTCGGCCTTGCCCCGGAGACGCGCAAGTTCATCCCGCACATCACGCTGGCCCGGCTTGGCCGCGACACCACCGCCCGCACGGCGGCGGACTGGCTCGCGCTGCGCGGCCTGTTCCTCAGCCGCACCTTCATCGTGCCGAGCTTCGTGCTGTTCTCGTCGAAGGAATCGGTCGGCGGCGGGCCCTACCTCGTCGAGGAGAGCTATCCGCTCGCCGCCTGACGCGCCCGCTCAGTTGCGGGCGCCGCCCTGGTTGGCCACCTGCGGCGGCTC
This window contains:
- the thpR gene encoding RNA 2',3'-cyclic phosphodiesterase translates to MPRIFTGLEVPEAIGDDLARLRGGLLGARWVEPEDYHLTLRFVGDVDDRTANEIADLLYAVRKRAIEVTLTGLGAFGGDRPRSLFVAVKQTQPLMELQAEHERIMRRVGLAPETRKFIPHITLARLGRDTTARTAADWLALRGLFLSRTFIVPSFVLFSSKESVGGGPYLVEESYPLAA